A genomic window from Heptranchias perlo isolate sHepPer1 chromosome 20, sHepPer1.hap1, whole genome shotgun sequence includes:
- the LOC137335635 gene encoding zinc finger protein 850-like → HKDTLTTEKPWKCGDCGKGFNYPSELETHRRSHTGERPFTCSVCGKGFTQSSNLLSHQRVHTGERPFTCSVCGKGFTHSSNLLTHQRVHTGERPFTCSVCGKGFTRSSNLLTHQRVHTGERPFTCPVCKKRFTRSYNLLTHQRVHSVERPFKCSDCGKRFKSRNNLLTHQRVHTGERPFSCSVCGKRFTQLSSLLAHQRVHTGERPFTCSVCGKRFTQSSTLLIHQRVHSVERPFKCSDCGKSFKSKRNLLTHQRAHTGERPFTCSVCGKGFTISSELLLHHRFHTGERPFKCSDCGKRFKIRNELLKHQRTHTGERPFTRSQHKKRFTRSSTLLTHQRVHSEERPFKCSDCKKGFKSRNELWRHQRTHTGERPFTCSLCGKGFTRSSHLLRHHQVHSEERPFKCSDCEKRFKSKVNLLTHQRTHTGERPFTCSVFGKRFTRSSTLLTHQRVNSDERPFKCSDCEKSFKSRNELLRHRRTHTGERPFCCSVCKKRFTRSSHLLSHQQVHSEERPFKCSDCEKRFKSRNELLRHQRTHTGERPFICSVCGKRFTRSSHLLSHQRVHSDERPFKCSDCEKRFKSRNELLRHQRTHTGERPFICSVCKKRFTRSSHLLTHQRTHPGETPLNVLTVRSVLKAEMIC, encoded by the coding sequence cacaaggacaccctcaccacggagaaaccgtggaaatgtggggactgtgggaagggattcaattacccgtcagagctggaaactcatcgacgcagtcacactggggagaggccgttcacctgctccgtgtgtgggaagggattcactcagtcatccaaccttctgtcacaccagcgagttcacactggggagagaccgttcacctgctccgtatgtgggaagggattcactcattcatccaaccttctgacacaccagcgagttcacactggggagagaccgttcacctgctccgtgtgtgggaagggattcactcggtcatccaaccttctgacacaccagcgagttcacacaggggagaggccgttcacctgccccgtgtgtaagaagagattcactcggtcatacaaccttctgacacaccagcgagttcactctgttgagagaccttttaaatgctctgactgtgggaagagatttaaaagcagaaacaatctgctgacacaccaacgagttcacactggggagaggccgttctcctgctctgtgtgtgggaagagattcactcagttatCCAGCCTTctggcacaccagcgagttcacactggggagaggcccttcacctgctctgtgtgtgggaagagattcactcagtcatccaccctgctaatacaccagcgagttcactctgttgagagaccttttaaatgttctgactgtgggaagagttttaaaagcaaaaggaatctgctgacacaccaacgcgctcacactggggagaggccgttcacctgctctgtgtgcgggaagggattcactatttcatctgAACTGCTGTTGCACCACCgatttcacactggggagaggccttttaaatgttctgactgtgggaagagatttaaaatcagaaacgaactgctgaaacaccaacgcactcacactggggagagaccgttcacccgCTCTCAGCATAAGAaaagattcactcggtcatccaccctgctgacacaccagcgagttcactctgaagagagaccttttaaatgttctgactgtaagaaaggctttaaaagcagaaacgaactgtggagacaccaacgcactcacactggggagaggccgttcacctgctccctgtgtgggaagggattcactcggtcatcccacctactGAGACACCACCAAGTTCACTCTgaagagagaccttttaaatgttctgactgtgagaagaggtttaaaagcaaagttaatctgctgacacaccaacgcacccacactggggagaggccgttcacctgctccgtgtttgggaagagattcactcggtcatccaccctgctgacacaccagcgagttaactctgatgagagaccttttaaatgttctgactgtgagaaaagctttaaaagcagaaacgaactgctgagacatcgacgcactcacactggggagagaccattctgctgctccgtgtgtaagaagagattcactcggtcatcccatctTCTGTCACACCAACAAGTTCACTCTgaagagagaccttttaaatgttctgactgtgagaagaggtttaaaagcagaaacgaactgctgagacaccaacgcactcacactggggagaggccgttcatctgctctgtgtgtgggaagagattcactcggtcatcccaccttctgtcacaccagcgagttcactctgatgagagaccttttaaatgttctgactgtgagaagaggtttaaaagcagaaacgaactgctgagacaccaacgcactcacactggggagaggccgttcatctgctccgtgtgtaagaagagattcactcggtcatcccaccttctgacacaccaacgtactcaccctggggaaacacctttaaatgttctgactgtgagaagtgttttaaaagcagaaatgatctgctga